From Enterococcus wangshanyuanii, the proteins below share one genomic window:
- the pdhA gene encoding pyruvate dehydrogenase (acetyl-transferring) E1 component subunit alpha — MAKAKKQKPIDFKALMEKVDADFPTFQVLDKDGKIVNKDAVPDLSDDELVELMTRMVWSRVLDQRSTALNRQGRLGFFAPTAGQEASQLASQFAMEKEDYLLPGYRDVPQLVQHGLPLAEAFLWSRGHVAGNHYAPELNALPPQIIIGAQYIQAAGVALGMKKRGKKNVVFTYTGDGGSSQGDFYEAINFAGAYHANGVFIIQNNGFAISTPREKQTAAKTLAQKAVAAGIPGIVVDGMDPLAVYAIAKEAREWSAAGNGPVLIETLTYRYGPHTLSGDDPTRYRSKDMDDEWVQKDPLVRFRKYLEDKGLWSEEKENEVIEKTKEEIKVAIAEADKVPKQKVSDFLKNMFEVQPQNIKEQIAFYEAKESK, encoded by the coding sequence ATGGCAAAGGCAAAGAAACAAAAACCTATTGACTTTAAAGCACTTATGGAAAAAGTCGACGCAGATTTCCCAACATTTCAAGTTTTAGATAAAGATGGGAAAATCGTAAACAAAGATGCTGTACCGGATTTATCAGATGACGAACTAGTAGAATTAATGACTCGTATGGTTTGGTCACGTGTGTTAGACCAACGTTCAACTGCCTTGAACCGTCAAGGTCGTCTAGGATTCTTCGCTCCAACTGCTGGACAAGAAGCAAGCCAGTTAGCAAGTCAATTCGCAATGGAAAAAGAAGATTACCTATTACCAGGTTACCGTGATGTGCCTCAATTGGTTCAACATGGCTTACCATTGGCTGAAGCTTTCCTTTGGTCTCGTGGACATGTAGCGGGTAACCACTACGCTCCTGAGTTGAATGCTTTACCACCACAAATCATCATCGGCGCACAATACATCCAAGCAGCAGGAGTTGCTTTAGGAATGAAAAAACGCGGCAAGAAAAATGTTGTCTTCACTTATACAGGTGATGGCGGTTCTTCACAAGGTGACTTCTATGAAGCAATCAACTTTGCTGGTGCTTATCATGCAAATGGTGTCTTCATCATCCAAAACAATGGTTTTGCGATTTCAACACCACGTGAAAAACAAACTGCAGCGAAAACTTTAGCACAAAAAGCTGTCGCAGCAGGAATCCCAGGAATCGTCGTTGACGGAATGGATCCATTAGCTGTTTATGCGATTGCTAAAGAAGCACGCGAATGGTCTGCAGCAGGTAATGGTCCTGTCTTGATCGAAACATTAACTTACCGTTATGGTCCACATACATTATCAGGTGACGATCCAACTCGTTACCGTTCAAAAGACATGGATGACGAATGGGTACAAAAAGATCCATTAGTTCGTTTCCGTAAATATCTAGAAGACAAAGGTCTATGGTCTGAAGAAAAAGAAAACGAAGTAATCGAAAAAACAAAAGAAGAAATCAAAGTAGCAATTGCAGAAGCAGATAAAGTTCCAAAACAAAAAGTATCTGATTTCTTGAAAAACATGTTTGAAGTTCAACCTCAAAATATCAAAGAACAAATTGCATTCTACGAAGCGAAGGAGTCGAAATAA
- the tdc gene encoding tyrosine decarboxylase produces MKNFNTDDTNLKALFIGDKGENVDLFKELLNKMIDEHIGWRQNYMPQDMPVITPQDRSSKSFQETADNMRTVFNTLSSRLRTESLPWHSAGRFWGHMNAETLMPSIIAYSAAMLWNGNNVAYESSPATSQMEEEVGMEFASLMSYQNGWGHIAADGSIANLEGLWYARNMKSLPFAIQAVAPEMVAGKTEWELLNMSTTEVLDILDKVQDKMDEIKAHSARSGKNLDKLGKWIVPQTKHYSWLKAADIIGIGLDQVIAGEVNSEYRMDIEKLEAQIRDLAAQGIPTLGVVGVVGSTEEGQVDRIDQIIALREKLAQEGIYFYVHVDAAYGGYGRSIFLDENDQFIEWDKIDEVYAKHNIFQEKNDWLTQDIYDSFKAIEQAESVTIDPHKMGYIPYSAGGVVIKDIRMRDVISYFATYVFEKGADIPALLGAYILEGSKAGATAAAVWTAHKVLPLNVTGYGKLMGASIEGAYHFYHFIDGLEFQVGDKTIEIHALTKPDFNMVDYVFNEKGNTDLVKMNKLNHDFYDYASYAKGGLYNNEFITSHTDFAIEEYGNSPFEFVNSLGFSRAEWERADKVTILRAAAMSPYMNDKETFDEYAVKIKQAIQEKLEAIYAE; encoded by the coding sequence ATGAAAAATTTCAATACAGATGATACAAATTTAAAAGCACTATTTATCGGTGATAAAGGTGAAAACGTTGATCTATTCAAAGAATTATTGAATAAAATGATCGATGAACACATCGGCTGGAGACAAAACTACATGCCCCAAGATATGCCTGTCATCACTCCCCAAGATAGAAGCTCTAAAAGCTTCCAAGAAACAGCAGACAACATGCGGACTGTCTTTAATACGTTATCTTCACGTTTACGTACAGAATCATTACCATGGCATTCAGCAGGTCGTTTCTGGGGTCATATGAACGCTGAAACATTGATGCCTTCGATTATTGCCTATTCAGCAGCGATGCTTTGGAATGGAAATAACGTAGCGTATGAATCTTCACCAGCAACTTCACAAATGGAAGAAGAAGTTGGGATGGAATTTGCCAGCTTGATGAGCTATCAAAACGGTTGGGGACATATTGCAGCAGATGGTTCGATCGCAAACCTTGAAGGTCTGTGGTATGCCCGTAACATGAAATCTTTACCATTTGCCATCCAAGCAGTTGCACCAGAAATGGTTGCTGGAAAAACAGAGTGGGAATTATTAAATATGTCAACAACAGAAGTATTGGATATCTTAGATAAAGTTCAAGATAAAATGGACGAAATCAAAGCTCATTCAGCCCGTAGCGGGAAAAATTTAGACAAATTAGGAAAATGGATCGTGCCTCAAACGAAACACTATTCTTGGTTGAAAGCAGCCGACATCATCGGTATTGGGTTAGATCAAGTGATTGCTGGTGAAGTAAACAGCGAATACCGCATGGATATCGAAAAATTAGAAGCACAAATTCGTGACTTAGCAGCGCAAGGAATCCCAACGCTAGGGGTAGTAGGGGTAGTGGGTTCCACAGAAGAAGGACAAGTTGACCGTATCGATCAAATCATTGCGTTACGTGAGAAGTTAGCCCAAGAAGGAATCTACTTCTATGTTCATGTCGATGCAGCTTACGGTGGTTATGGTCGTTCAATTTTCTTAGATGAAAATGACCAATTTATTGAATGGGACAAAATCGATGAAGTATACGCCAAACATAATATCTTCCAAGAAAAGAATGATTGGTTGACACAAGATATTTATGATTCGTTCAAAGCGATCGAACAAGCAGAATCCGTAACGATCGATCCACATAAAATGGGGTATATTCCTTATTCAGCTGGTGGTGTCGTGATCAAAGATATCCGCATGCGTGACGTGATTTCTTATTTTGCCACTTATGTATTTGAAAAAGGGGCAGATATTCCAGCGTTGCTTGGTGCTTATATTTTAGAAGGTTCAAAAGCGGGTGCAACTGCTGCTGCTGTTTGGACTGCGCATAAAGTATTGCCATTAAACGTAACGGGTTACGGTAAATTGATGGGCGCAAGTATTGAAGGAGCGTATCATTTCTATCACTTTATCGATGGATTAGAATTCCAGGTAGGAGATAAAACAATTGAGATCCATGCATTAACAAAACCAGACTTTAACATGGTGGACTATGTTTTCAATGAAAAAGGCAATACAGATCTTGTGAAAATGAATAAATTGAACCACGATTTCTACGATTACGCTTCTTATGCTAAAGGCGGCTTATACAACAATGAATTCATTACATCACACACAGATTTTGCGATCGAAGAATATGGCAATAGCCCATTTGAATTCGTAAATAGCTTAGGCTTTTCTCGTGCTGAATGGGAACGTGCTGATAAAGTAACGATTTTACGTGCTGCTGCAATGTCTCCATATATGAATGATAAAGAAACATTTGATGAATATGCAGTAAAAATCAAACAAGCGATCCAAGAAAAATTAGAAGCGATTTACGCAGAATAA
- a CDS encoding alpha-ketoacid dehydrogenase subunit beta — MAQKTMIQAITDALALEIEKDENVLVFGEDVGKNGGVFRATEGLQEKFGEDRVFDTPLAESGIGGLAFGLALEGYRPVPEIQFFGFVFEVFDEIVGQMARTRYRMGGTRNMPITVRAPFGGGVHTPELHSDNLEGLIAQSPGIRVVIPSNPYDAKGLLISSIRSNDPVVYLEHMKLYRSFREEVPDEAYEVPLDKAAVTREGTDVSIITYGAMVREAIKAADNLAKDNISAEIIDLRTVAPLDVETIIKSVEKTGRVVVVQEAQKQAGVGAMVVSEISERAVLSLEAPIGRVSAPDTIFPFGQAENIWLPNAKDIEAKAREIAEF; from the coding sequence ATGGCACAAAAAACAATGATCCAAGCAATTACAGATGCCTTAGCTCTTGAAATAGAGAAAGACGAAAACGTACTAGTCTTTGGTGAAGACGTTGGTAAAAACGGCGGAGTTTTCCGTGCAACTGAAGGCTTACAAGAAAAATTTGGCGAAGACCGTGTTTTCGATACTCCTTTAGCGGAATCTGGAATCGGCGGTTTAGCATTTGGTTTAGCTTTAGAAGGTTACCGTCCAGTTCCTGAAATCCAATTCTTTGGATTCGTATTTGAAGTCTTTGACGAAATCGTTGGTCAAATGGCTCGTACACGTTACCGTATGGGCGGTACTCGCAACATGCCTATCACAGTTCGTGCGCCTTTTGGTGGAGGCGTTCATACACCAGAACTTCACTCAGATAACTTAGAAGGATTGATCGCTCAATCTCCAGGTATCCGTGTGGTTATCCCATCAAACCCATATGATGCAAAAGGACTATTGATTTCTTCTATTAGAAGTAACGATCCAGTTGTTTATTTAGAGCACATGAAACTTTACCGTTCATTCCGTGAGGAAGTGCCGGATGAAGCATATGAAGTTCCTTTAGATAAAGCGGCTGTGACTCGTGAAGGTACAGACGTATCGATCATCACTTACGGTGCAATGGTTCGTGAAGCAATTAAAGCTGCTGACAACTTAGCAAAAGACAATATTTCTGCTGAAATCATTGACTTACGTACTGTAGCTCCTTTAGATGTAGAAACGATCATCAAATCAGTTGAAAAAACAGGTCGCGTAGTCGTTGTTCAAGAAGCACAAAAACAAGCTGGCGTTGGTGCTATGGTTGTTTCTGAAATTTCTGAACGTGCTGTATTATCATTAGAAGCGCCAATTGGCCGTGTATCTGCTCCAGATACAATCTTCCCATTTGGACAAGCAGAAAACATTTGGTTGCCAAATGCTAAAGATATCGAAGCGAAAGCAAGAGAAATCGCAGAATTTTAA
- the tyrP gene encoding tyrosine-tyramine antiporter has product MNKKLSLFGLIGITMAFFGTVRSVPTLASTGWAQIFYMLIAACCFALPIALISAELSTGWPEEGGPQVWVRNAFGEKWGFVTSWLLWVQMFFGMVMVASTVGVLLGYVINRPDLGHNNLFIFIMILLSYWSITLLNLKFDMVKIAGDWGAVIGVYIPFVALVVLGMMYMAKHGINQDSYLGHFEAAKLLPDFSDLGSLPTLTGIIFIFAGVEISSVHANNIDNPKRNYPIAVIASVLLLVVFNLVAGLSVADSVPAGQMELANITQPFVIMTEDLGIPAIFNNIVSLMILIGVLVQLSAWVLGPSKSMIKVADEGNLPPFFQKRNAKGIPITFVMIQAIVISLVSFLYVVVPDISEAFLIITITTTILYCVVYLLISLSAVKLRYSMPSVERPFRLGSKGNGLMWAVASLAVVSVIVTMLVSLIPPTSVPQSGHVAYVIFQVAATLIMIGIALLIYKRKKPEWKKTK; this is encoded by the coding sequence ATGAATAAGAAATTGTCATTATTTGGATTGATTGGAATTACCATGGCCTTTTTTGGAACGGTTCGTAGTGTTCCAACATTAGCTTCGACAGGCTGGGCACAGATTTTTTATATGCTGATTGCTGCTTGTTGTTTTGCATTACCGATCGCATTGATTTCGGCTGAGCTGTCAACAGGCTGGCCAGAAGAGGGCGGTCCTCAGGTGTGGGTGCGCAATGCATTCGGTGAAAAATGGGGCTTTGTTACATCGTGGCTATTATGGGTCCAAATGTTTTTTGGAATGGTCATGGTTGCTTCAACGGTCGGAGTGTTACTTGGATATGTTATCAATCGTCCAGATTTAGGACATAACAATTTATTTATTTTCATTATGATCTTGCTTTCCTATTGGAGCATTACATTATTGAATTTGAAATTTGATATGGTCAAAATCGCTGGTGACTGGGGCGCTGTGATCGGTGTTTATATTCCATTCGTAGCCTTAGTTGTTTTAGGAATGATGTATATGGCAAAACACGGAATCAATCAAGACAGCTATTTAGGTCACTTTGAAGCAGCAAAACTGTTGCCTGATTTTAGCGATTTAGGTAGTTTACCAACGTTGACAGGGATCATCTTTATCTTTGCCGGGGTTGAAATTTCTTCGGTTCATGCCAATAACATCGATAATCCTAAACGGAATTATCCTATCGCAGTTATTGCGTCTGTTTTATTACTTGTTGTATTCAATTTGGTTGCGGGGCTAAGTGTTGCTGACAGTGTACCAGCTGGTCAAATGGAATTAGCTAACATTACACAACCGTTTGTGATCATGACTGAAGATCTGGGTATCCCAGCAATCTTTAATAATATTGTTTCATTGATGATTTTAATCGGTGTGTTAGTTCAATTGAGTGCTTGGGTTTTAGGGCCAAGTAAATCAATGATCAAAGTGGCAGATGAAGGGAACTTGCCGCCATTCTTCCAAAAACGTAACGCAAAAGGAATTCCAATCACTTTCGTGATGATCCAAGCAATCGTTATTTCTCTTGTTTCATTCTTATATGTTGTCGTACCTGATATAAGTGAAGCATTTTTGATTATTACAATTACTACAACGATTTTATATTGCGTCGTTTATCTATTGATTTCTTTATCCGCAGTTAAACTGCGTTACAGTATGCCGTCTGTTGAACGCCCGTTTAGATTAGGAAGTAAAGGCAATGGCTTGATGTGGGCTGTGGCTTCATTGGCAGTCGTGAGTGTGATCGTTACCATGTTGGTCAGTTTGATTCCACCAACCTCTGTTCCCCAAAGCGGTCATGTCGCATACGTGATTTTCCAAGTTGCTGCCACATTGATCATGATCGGCATTGCTTTACTCATTTATAAGAGAAAAAAACCAGAATGGAAAAAAACAAAGTAA
- a CDS encoding dihydrolipoyllysine-residue acetyltransferase: MAYQFKLPDIGEGIAEGEIVKWFVKAGDTINEDDTLLEVQNDKSVEEIPSPVTGTVKSIVVPEGTVANVGDVLIEIDAPGHPENDAAPAAPAQEQTPAQPAATPEAPAADNGGGVFQFKLPDIGEGIAEGEIVKWFVKSGDTINEDDTLLEVQNDKSVEEIPSPVTGTVKNIVVPEGTVANVGDVLIEIDAPGHNSAPSASAPAASAPAQTEQAAPAPAASTGVVAAADPNKRVLAMPSVRQFAREKDVDITQVAPTGKGGRVTKADIEAFISGGGQAAAPAQAEQTAATPAATETAAAPKAPAKPFVSDLGEAETREKMTPTRKAIAKAMVNSKHTAPHVTLHDEVEVSKLWDHRKKFKDVAAANGTKLTFLPYVVKALTATVQKFPILNASIDDAAQEIVYKNYYNIGIATDTDHGLYVPNVKNANTKSMFAIADEINEKAALAIDGKLTAADMRDGSITISNIGSVGGGWFTPVINYPEVAILGVGTIATQPVVNADGEIVVGRVMKLSMSFDHRIVDGATAQKAMNNIKRLLADPELLLMEG; the protein is encoded by the coding sequence ATGGCTTATCAATTTAAATTACCAGATATTGGTGAAGGTATTGCAGAAGGCGAAATCGTAAAATGGTTCGTTAAAGCAGGAGATACCATCAATGAAGATGATACATTATTAGAAGTTCAAAACGATAAATCTGTAGAAGAGATTCCATCTCCAGTTACAGGAACAGTTAAATCAATCGTCGTACCAGAAGGCACAGTAGCAAACGTTGGAGATGTCTTGATCGAAATCGATGCACCTGGACATCCTGAAAATGATGCAGCACCTGCAGCTCCGGCTCAAGAACAAACGCCTGCACAACCAGCAGCGACTCCAGAAGCACCAGCAGCTGATAATGGCGGCGGTGTGTTCCAATTTAAATTACCAGATATCGGTGAAGGTATTGCAGAAGGCGAAATCGTAAAATGGTTCGTTAAATCAGGCGATACAATCAACGAAGATGATACATTATTAGAAGTTCAAAACGACAAATCTGTAGAAGAAATCCCTTCACCAGTTACAGGAACAGTTAAAAACATTGTTGTTCCAGAAGGTACAGTAGCAAACGTTGGAGATGTATTGATCGAAATCGATGCACCAGGACATAATTCTGCACCAAGTGCATCTGCTCCTGCAGCAAGTGCACCTGCTCAAACAGAACAAGCAGCTCCTGCACCAGCAGCATCAACAGGTGTTGTGGCAGCAGCAGATCCAAACAAACGCGTCTTGGCTATGCCATCAGTACGTCAATTTGCTCGTGAAAAAGATGTTGATATCACACAAGTTGCACCAACAGGAAAAGGCGGCCGTGTCACAAAAGCGGATATCGAAGCCTTCATTTCTGGTGGTGGACAAGCAGCAGCGCCAGCACAAGCTGAACAAACTGCCGCAACTCCAGCAGCAACAGAAACAGCAGCTGCACCAAAAGCTCCTGCAAAACCATTTGTATCTGATTTAGGTGAAGCTGAAACACGCGAAAAAATGACACCAACACGTAAAGCAATCGCAAAAGCAATGGTCAACAGCAAACACACTGCACCGCACGTTACGTTGCATGATGAAGTTGAAGTGTCTAAATTATGGGATCACCGTAAGAAATTCAAAGATGTGGCAGCTGCGAATGGTACAAAATTAACATTCTTACCATACGTTGTAAAAGCATTGACAGCAACTGTTCAAAAATTCCCGATCTTGAATGCTTCAATCGATGATGCAGCACAAGAAATCGTTTATAAAAACTACTATAACATTGGTATCGCAACAGATACTGATCATGGTTTATATGTACCAAATGTTAAAAATGCGAATACGAAGAGCATGTTCGCAATTGCAGATGAAATCAACGAAAAAGCAGCTCTTGCAATCGATGGTAAATTAACTGCTGCGGATATGCGTGATGGTTCAATCACGATCAGTAATATTGGTTCAGTTGGCGGCGGCTGGTTCACACCAGTGATCAACTACCCTGAAGTTGCAATTTTAGGGGTTGGTACAATCGCTACTCAACCAGTTGTAAATGCAGACGGAGAAATCGTTGTTGGACGTGTCATGAAACTTTCAATGAGTTTTGACCACCGTATCGTTGATGGTGCAACTGCTCAAAAAGCAATGAACAACATCAAGCGTTTATTAGCTGATCCAGAATTATTATTAATGGAAGGATGA
- the lpdA gene encoding dihydrolipoyl dehydrogenase, which produces MVVGDFAIELDTVVIGSGPGGYVAAIRAAEMGQKVAIIEREFIGGVCLNVGCIPSKALIAAGHHYQESLDSTMFGVTAKGVELDFAKTQEWKDNKVVNTLTSGVGFLLKKHKIEIIEGEAFFVDENTLRVIHPDSAQTYSFNNAIVATGSRPIEIPGFKFGGRVLDSTGGLNLKEVPKKFVIIGGGVIGAELGGAYANLGSEVTILEGSPSILPTYEKDMVKLVTDDFKKKNVTVVTKAMAKEAVDNGDSVTVKYEVDGKEESVTADYVMVTVGRRPNTDDLGLEQAGVEVGERGLVTVDKQGRTNVSNIFAIGDIVPGAALAHKASYEAKIAAEAISGKKVEVDYKAMPAVAFTDPELASVGMTIAEAKEAGLEATAYKFPFAGNGRAISLGKTEGFVRLVTTNEDNVIIGAQIGGVGASDMISELSLAVESGMNAEDIALTIHPHPSLGEITMDASELALGLPIHI; this is translated from the coding sequence ATGGTAGTAGGAGATTTCGCCATTGAATTAGATACAGTCGTAATTGGTTCAGGCCCTGGAGGATATGTTGCAGCGATTCGTGCTGCTGAAATGGGTCAAAAAGTTGCGATCATTGAGCGTGAGTTTATCGGCGGTGTATGTTTGAACGTTGGATGTATTCCTTCTAAAGCATTGATCGCTGCAGGACATCACTATCAAGAATCACTAGACTCAACAATGTTTGGTGTAACAGCTAAAGGTGTTGAATTAGACTTTGCAAAAACACAAGAATGGAAAGACAATAAAGTTGTTAATACATTGACAAGCGGTGTTGGTTTCCTTCTAAAAAAACATAAAATCGAAATCATTGAAGGAGAAGCTTTCTTCGTTGACGAAAACACATTACGTGTGATCCATCCGGACTCAGCTCAAACTTACTCATTCAATAACGCGATCGTAGCGACAGGTTCTCGTCCAATCGAAATCCCAGGATTTAAATTTGGCGGACGTGTCTTAGATTCTACTGGCGGGTTAAACTTGAAAGAAGTTCCTAAAAAATTCGTGATCATCGGTGGCGGTGTCATCGGTGCAGAACTTGGTGGGGCATACGCTAACCTAGGTTCTGAAGTAACGATCTTAGAAGGTAGCCCTTCAATTTTACCAACCTATGAAAAAGATATGGTTAAACTTGTAACTGATGATTTCAAGAAGAAAAATGTTACAGTTGTCACAAAAGCAATGGCTAAAGAGGCTGTTGATAATGGCGATAGCGTGACTGTTAAATATGAAGTAGACGGCAAAGAAGAATCTGTAACTGCTGATTACGTAATGGTAACAGTTGGACGTCGTCCAAATACAGATGATCTAGGTCTTGAACAAGCGGGCGTTGAAGTTGGCGAACGTGGTTTAGTTACTGTCGACAAACAAGGTAGAACTAATGTATCAAACATCTTTGCAATCGGAGATATCGTACCAGGTGCTGCTCTTGCTCACAAAGCAAGCTACGAAGCAAAAATCGCTGCAGAAGCAATCTCTGGTAAAAAGGTAGAAGTTGACTACAAAGCAATGCCTGCTGTAGCCTTTACTGATCCTGAATTAGCAAGTGTTGGTATGACGATTGCTGAAGCAAAAGAAGCGGGCTTAGAAGCAACTGCTTACAAATTCCCATTTGCTGGTAACGGACGTGCGATTTCTTTAGGTAAAACAGAAGGATTTGTTCGTTTAGTTACGACAAATGAAGATAATGTGATCATCGGAGCACAAATCGGCGGAGTTGGCGCAAGTGATATGATTTCTGAGTTATCACTAGCTGTTGAATCTGGCATGAATGCAGAGGATATTGCATTAACGATCCATCCACACCCATCTTTAGGGGAAATTACTATGGATGCTTCTGAGTTGGCTTTAGGTTTGCCAATTCATATTTAG
- a CDS encoding pinensin family lanthipeptide, which produces MFLKELKLKSFVTNLINEVTNCFF; this is translated from the coding sequence ATTTTTTTAAAAGAACTAAAGCTGAAATCATTTGTGACAAATTTAATAAATGAAGTGACTAATTGCTTTTTTTAA
- the tyrS gene encoding tyrosine--tRNA ligase, translated as MTNIIDELEWRGAINQQTDSEGLREYVETNSISLYCGVDPTGDSMHIGHLIPFMMLKRFQAFGHHPFILIGGATGTIGDPSGRTTERQLQTMETVQHNVDSLTRQMEKLFAVDTDNTLTLVNNYDWTHNLTLLDFLRDFGKFFNINTMLAKDIVASRLETGISFTEFTYQILQSMDFLHLFQNNNVRMQIGGADQWGNITAGLDLIRKKEGADAKAFGLTIPLMLKADGTKFGKTAGGAVWLDPEKTTPYEFYQFWVNQDDRDVIKYLKFFTFLTKEEIEALEVKVETEPHLREAQRVLAAEMTKFVHSEEDLNDALAISEALFSGNVKNLTSKQIEEGFKNMPTVETEAINQNIVDWLIELGIEPSKRQAREDVTNGAISINGDRIREVDFEVTADQSFDGKFIIVRKGKKQYTLVKLGAK; from the coding sequence ATGACAAACATTATTGATGAACTAGAATGGCGTGGCGCCATCAACCAACAAACAGATAGCGAAGGTTTGCGTGAGTACGTTGAAACCAACAGCATTTCACTATATTGCGGTGTGGATCCTACAGGAGATAGTATGCATATTGGACATCTGATCCCATTTATGATGCTAAAAAGATTCCAAGCTTTTGGACACCATCCGTTTATTTTGATCGGTGGAGCGACTGGTACGATCGGCGATCCAAGTGGTCGAACAACAGAACGTCAATTACAAACAATGGAAACTGTTCAGCACAACGTCGATTCTTTGACACGCCAAATGGAAAAACTGTTTGCTGTCGATACGGACAATACATTGACTTTAGTAAACAACTACGACTGGACACACAATTTAACACTTTTAGATTTCCTAAGAGATTTTGGTAAGTTTTTCAATATCAACACTATGCTTGCTAAAGATATCGTGGCAAGTCGCTTAGAAACAGGAATCTCATTTACAGAATTCACATACCAAATCCTACAATCAATGGACTTTTTACACCTATTCCAAAATAATAATGTCCGCATGCAAATCGGTGGTGCCGATCAATGGGGCAATATCACTGCTGGATTAGATTTGATTCGTAAAAAAGAAGGCGCAGATGCGAAAGCCTTTGGTTTAACGATTCCATTGATGCTAAAAGCAGACGGTACAAAATTCGGTAAAACAGCTGGTGGGGCAGTTTGGCTCGATCCAGAAAAAACAACCCCTTACGAATTCTACCAATTCTGGGTCAATCAAGATGATCGTGATGTTATCAAATACTTGAAATTCTTTACCTTCTTAACAAAAGAAGAAATCGAAGCGCTAGAAGTCAAAGTAGAAACTGAGCCACATTTACGTGAAGCACAACGTGTATTAGCGGCGGAAATGACAAAATTTGTGCATAGTGAAGAAGACTTGAACGATGCTTTAGCCATTTCAGAAGCCCTATTCTCTGGTAACGTTAAAAACTTAACTTCAAAACAAATCGAAGAAGGCTTCAAAAATATGCCGACAGTTGAAACAGAGGCAATCAACCAAAATATTGTTGATTGGCTGATCGAATTAGGCATCGAACCTTCAAAACGTCAAGCACGTGAAGATGTTACGAATGGCGCTATTTCAATCAACGGCGACCGTATTCGCGAAGTAGACTTTGAAGTAACAGCTGATCAATCATTCGATGGTAAATTCATCATTGTTAGAAAAGGGAAAAAACAATACACATTAGTTAAATTAGGTGCAAAATAA
- a CDS encoding YerC/YecD family TrpR-related protein, producing the protein MKIDKIQDGHGDEFFRSLLALETLEDCYNYFDDLMTLKELDSMIQRFEVAKLLLLNKTYTDIAEATGSSTTTISRVKRILDEGNGGLLEMVHRIDEEDDSELHR; encoded by the coding sequence ATGAAAATCGATAAAATTCAAGACGGTCATGGCGATGAGTTTTTCCGTTCTCTACTTGCTTTAGAAACTTTAGAGGATTGTTATAATTATTTTGATGATTTGATGACATTGAAGGAACTAGATTCGATGATCCAGCGTTTTGAGGTGGCAAAATTACTTCTATTAAATAAAACGTATACCGATATCGCTGAAGCGACCGGCAGCAGTACTACGACTATCTCTCGAGTGAAACGGATTTTAGATGAAGGAAATGGCGGTTTGCTTGAAATGGTTCATAGAATCGATGAAGAGGACGATAGCGAGCTTCATCGCTAG